The genomic DNA CTGCTCTCGGACACATTGTTGTGATAGTCCGTCACGACGAAGATCCGATATAGACCGGTCAGGCCCGAAGGTATCCCGACGGATTTTGTAAATTGATAGCTTGCTCCGCCGGCCAACACCTCGTTATGTTGCTCGTATCCGATCCTTCTATCAGTCGAATCGATAACTGAATCTCGTGAAAGGATGATGTAATCGGTCCAGTGATTAGTGAGAGTCGGCGTCGCGCCCGTGTTTGTCACGGTGAAGGTCACCGAGGCACTCATTCCTGAATACGTGGGCGAAGAGACCGAGTTGACCACAGCCTGAAGATCAACATTCGGCGACGTCACCGTGATCGGGATCGAAGCCAGCCGATTGTTGGTCTCATAGATACTATTGCCGGGACCTTCGTAAATGTCACTCTCATTGTCGGCTAAAACCAGAATATAGTACTGGCCGGCCGGCACATTGCCGGTATTGACGTTGACCGTTTCGGTATAGGCCTCGCCTGGCATCAGGTTACCCTGCTTGTTGACGTAGCCGATGCGGCGGTCGCTGTTGCTTAAAGTAGGATTGCTAGACAGATAGATTCCGTCTCGCCATCCTCCGGCCGATGTTAATTGGCCGCCTGCATTGCGTCCAGTGTATTGGATGGAGAAATTGGTGCCGACTGCTACCGGCCCGCCCGGGACCGAAACGCTGTCGACAACCAGATCCGGCAGATTGTTACTGACGCTAAATGAAGCCGAGTCGGCCGAATTATTGTCCTCACCCGTGCCGCATTCCGTGACGTTCCGCGAATAATCCGTCTGAACGGTTATGACATACTGCCCCTGCATAAATGTCGGGAGATTGACATTCGTGCTGCGGGCCACTGACTGTCCTGATGCCAGGGCACCTTGTTGGGTTACTCGCCCGACCTCGGCCGAGCCTAACCCAGCGAGAGACTTGAGCACAATTCGGTCGACCCATTGATATGGCCCGGGACCGGTGCCCAAATTGGACCCGGTCCATGAGACTGTGACAGCCTGTCCAGGCATTGTTATAGGCGAGAATTGAACATTAGTCGCCGTCAAATCGGCAGGCAATGTTGTAATTGCCAGTGCTTTTGCCGGACTGTTGTTATTTGCCTCAGCATCATATCCGGGGTCAAATTCGGCGACCGCATTGCCGGTATCTGTTCTTGCTAGCAAATAGTAATTACCGGTCGTGACGCATTCGGGCAACTGCACGCGCATCTCGATGAGTCGGCTTCCACCAGGGCCAAGGCTGGATGTTGCCTTTGTCCCGAGTATTGTGTCATCGCCAAATGTCTGATCCGTCGAAAGATAGATCGCATCGGTCCAACTGCCAGCCGTCGCAAATGCTCCTTGGTTCGTTACGGTGAAACTCACATCGATCAATTGGCCGCCCGAGGCGTTAGCTGGTGCCGTAGGCTGGGCGTTTACCACCAGATCTGCGGGCGTTGCGAGAATGTTTATTGGAGAACCAGTCGGCGCGATCTCATCGTAGGCAAAGTTATTATTCTCCGCATTGAATTCATAGACTACGTTGCTGTAATCGGTCAAAACAAAAACGTAGTACTGTCCCTCGACATCATGCGGCAAAAGGACGTAATTGCCGCCCGTTGTAGTCGCAACGAAGGTATTCAAAGAATAACTAGCTCCGGCGGCTAATGGCGTCGAGCGCGAAGACCGTGTGTGGATCAAACGGTCCTGCGAGGTATTGAGCACTGTATCACGCGACAGATAGACACGATCGGACCAACTCCAGGGCCTATTGAGCACCTCGTTGTCTCCTGCGGCGGCAGCGTTGCCAATATTATTAACCTGCCAACTAACATTTATCGGCCCGCCGGCAAATGCCTGTTCCGGTGCTTGAACGTTCGAAACCGTAAGATCCGGCAGCGGCGGAACGTTGATCGTGATCGGCCGCGTGAGTTTATTGTTGGTTGTACTTTCCTCGTTCAGAACTCCCTGTATGTCTGTGTAAACAACGATTTGATAAGAGCCATTGTAACCACGCGGAACCTTGACCGTCGCCGATGCGATGTAGCTCTCGCCGGGCGCAAGGGCGCTAATGCTATTCACATCGATCAATGTCCCGCCCGGAGAGCCGGTAGTGTTCATACTCACACGGTCTTTCCAGTTAGATGCGTTCGTTGGTCCGAGGCCGCTGTTCGTTACAGTCCATTGCACCTGAATTGTCTGGTCAAAGAAGGCAGCGTTTGGAGCCTGTATATTCGTGATCGTGAGATCAGGCCGGAGCAGGCGGCGAACGAAAACCGCCTGAAAGCGCGTATTGTTTCCCTCATTTTCACCTTCGTTGATGTTTGTGGACGAATCGGTTTGGACATAGACGAAGTAGTTGCCGGTCGTGGCGATCGCACTCGTTGGGATCGTTACGTTTTGGATACGGTTTACCGAAGCCCCGACCGCTAGGCCGCCCGGAAGCGAAAATGTCCCAAGCAGCACATCGCCGCCACCGACCTGATTGTCTGGCGAAAAATAAACGCGTTCGGAGAATGTTCCGGCGGCTTTGTTGCCTGCGTTCGTGGTCGTCCATTCCATTGCGAACGCCGCATCGGTGTCGACTTCGGCCGGAGCGACGGTTGACGCGACCTGTAGATCAGCGACTCGATATTCAAAAGCCGTGTTCGCGGTCGTCGTGTTGTTGTTTTCGCCGGTTCCGGCCGGCAGCCCTTCGTAAACGTTATTTCCATAGTCGGCCCGGACATAAAAATATGCCGTACCGTCTGGGCGCGCAGGGACGGTGGATATGTTGAAATTGACGTTGTGATTCTGAGTTGCATTGGGCGCAAGAGCGGTGTTTGACACCGTATCGAGCAAAATGTCGTTTGCATCACCAAGTGTCGCATCTGGTGAGTAATACAAGCGGGAACCAAACGTTCCGCTCGTCGCTGTGCCGGCATTTCGCGTGGTCCACGATACGGGATATGTTACACCTGGTTGGATGAGAGACGGTAAAACCAGATTCTCGGCGACTATATCAGGCAGGTTGATCTGGATCGTGGTCATCACCGTGTTATTTGTGGTGCGGCCGCCCTCGAGGATCCCTTCGTTCGGATTTGTTCGCAAAAACAGATAATACTGGCCCGACGTCGGCGCGGCAGATGATGGTATGGTCCGCGTGATGTTAGATATGGATCTGGTAGCGCCAACGGCGAGGGCACCGGAATTGTTAAATATCGGCAATGCCACGTCGGTCGAGTCGAGCTGGTCGTCGATCGAAAAATAAAGCTGATCCAGCCATCCGGCCCCTGTCGTTGTCTGGCCGATATTTTCTATCGACCAGCCGAGCTGAAACCCCACACCGGGAGCGACGCTCGCCGGAGCGGAGAGCGAGATAGCTCGCAGATCCGGCCTTGCCGGAGTTACCGAAACAGTTGCTTGTGCCTGTCCGAAATTCGGAGTTGGACTGTTCGCATATACATCCAATATCCGGTAGTCGGTCCTGAATGGCGCCTCGATCTGAAAGGTCCCCTGTGTTTGGCCTTCGGGGATAAAAACACTATTCGCAGGAAGATTCAGGATAGGCGTCTGGCCTGGACCCGTCGGGTTAAATACTTGAAGGGTTATTGTCACGCCACCCGCCGGAGCGGGCGTTGACCGCGTAACTGTACCCGTGGTTGACGTTCCGGCCAAGAGAGGATGCGGCGAATTTATACGCAACGTAAGTGCCGGCACTGTCGCCGATGGTATTCCCCAGTCCATACCGTTCAAGCCGTAGGGAACGGTTTGAGAAAGTATCAATTCCTCGAAGTCGGTATCAAGGTCGATCGTTCTTATTTCCAGGCCCGGAATCGGATTCTCGGCATTCTGGTTGCCGGCCAGATACGCGATCTTGTTCTCGCCCGGATTGGGGGACCAAACGGGCGAACCCATAAAATTGGTCGGCGTAAAATCCTCTTCCGCTCCGGTTGGCAAGCCGTTTGACAATTCTATGATCCGCAAGATGTGTACCCCAAATCCCTGAATATATATGGCGATCTTGGACCCATCGCGCGAATAACGGGCGGTCGTCGGACCGGACGAGGACTCTTGGCCGTCGTATATGCGGAGGCAGTTCGACCCGTCGGCATTGATGCGATAAACATCGTGCGTTCCATCGTTGCTGTCGGGATAGCCGAAGATAATGTAGTTGTTGTCAGGCGAAAAATTAGGTGTGTCGAAGTCGAAAATGCCCGGGCTCAGTGCTGTGGGTCCTAGTGATCCGCGTTTTGATATTCGACCGCGCTCTTCCGCAAAACACCCGTCCGTATCCAGGCGTACGTGATTCTGGCCGTAAGGATCCATCGTGTAGATTCCACGTCCCTGCCCGGAATAATCCGCTACGAATACGATCCGTTGATCCACGGGATTGTTGTGAAATGAAAATGACGGCTGAGTCTGTCCGCCTACAAAAGCCCCACCCACGCGCTCCTGCCCGCTGCCGTCTGCATTCATTGTGTATATCCTGCGATACTGAACGTCATTGGTCGGGGCGGAGGTTCCCGAGCCGTCACGCAGACTTACAAATGCGATCCGTGTGCCGTCAGGTGACCATGCCGGCTCAAGATCATTGATAGCGGTCAGCTCCTGTGAGCTGCCGCTGGTATCGAACGACAGGATCTTGTCCCGGCGCTGGGGAAACGATGTTGGGAGATTCCCCAGGCCGTAGATGAATTTGTCGTTCGCCCCAAGTGGCCGCGAACGCTCGTCCGCTTTCTTTGTCTCTACTTTCTTATCGCCGCTCTCCGGTTTGCTTTCCTGGCCGGCGGCGGAGACGGAGAATAGGTCCGTCAGGGCTGACGGAACGATGCGTTCGCCAAACGCAAGTGTTGCAATTCCCAAAATAATTATGGCAAATGCCCCGACAAAAACTCCGCGAAACGACAGAACCGGTTTGATCGACATTATTTTTACTCCCGAGTTAAATGAAAAGATGGTCTTTGAATGGAAATGCGAAAAATTGACGCAAAACATGACAAAAAAAGCCCATTTCTTTCGAAATGAGCTTTTTTATTAATGAAGCGATTATTCTTAGGACTGATTATCTGGTCGCATTTGCCGCACAGACACGGCCGCCGTTTTCGACTTTTCCAGAGAGCGAGTCGATCTTGTCAGCCGAACTGAGGAGCTTTGCACGCAGCTTTTCCATCGTGATCTTCGGCTCGTTTGCGATGATCAGAGCCGCGACGCCTGAGACGTACGGCGTCGCCATCGAGGTTCCCGAAGCTTCGCG from Acidobacteriota bacterium includes the following:
- a CDS encoding PD40 domain-containing protein, producing MSIKPVLSFRGVFVGAFAIIILGIATLAFGERIVPSALTDLFSVSAAGQESKPESGDKKVETKKADERSRPLGANDKFIYGLGNLPTSFPQRRDKILSFDTSGSSQELTAINDLEPAWSPDGTRIAFVSLRDGSGTSAPTNDVQYRRIYTMNADGSGQERVGGAFVGGQTQPSFSFHNNPVDQRIVFVADYSGQGRGIYTMDPYGQNHVRLDTDGCFAEERGRISKRGSLGPTALSPGIFDFDTPNFSPDNNYIIFGYPDSNDGTHDVYRINADGSNCLRIYDGQESSSGPTTARYSRDGSKIAIYIQGFGVHILRIIELSNGLPTGAEEDFTPTNFMGSPVWSPNPGENKIAYLAGNQNAENPIPGLEIRTIDLDTDFEELILSQTVPYGLNGMDWGIPSATVPALTLRINSPHPLLAGTSTTGTVTRSTPAPAGGVTITLQVFNPTGPGQTPILNLPANSVFIPEGQTQGTFQIEAPFRTDYRILDVYANSPTPNFGQAQATVSVTPARPDLRAISLSAPASVAPGVGFQLGWSIENIGQTTTGAGWLDQLYFSIDDQLDSTDVALPIFNNSGALAVGATRSISNITRTIPSSAAPTSGQYYLFLRTNPNEGILEGGRTTNNTVMTTIQINLPDIVAENLVLPSLIQPGVTYPVSWTTRNAGTATSGTFGSRLYYSPDATLGDANDILLDTVSNTALAPNATQNHNVNFNISTVPARPDGTAYFYVRADYGNNVYEGLPAGTGENNNTTTANTAFEYRVADLQVASTVAPAEVDTDAAFAMEWTTTNAGNKAAGTFSERVYFSPDNQVGGGDVLLGTFSLPGGLAVGASVNRIQNVTIPTSAIATTGNYFVYVQTDSSTNINEGENEGNNTRFQAVFVRRLLRPDLTITNIQAPNAAFFDQTIQVQWTVTNSGLGPTNASNWKDRVSMNTTGSPGGTLIDVNSISALAPGESYIASATVKVPRGYNGSYQIVVYTDIQGVLNEESTTNNKLTRPITINVPPLPDLTVSNVQAPEQAFAGGPINVSWQVNNIGNAAAAGDNEVLNRPWSWSDRVYLSRDTVLNTSQDRLIHTRSSRSTPLAAGASYSLNTFVATTTGGNYVLLPHDVEGQYYVFVLTDYSNVVYEFNAENNNFAYDEIAPTGSPINILATPADLVVNAQPTAPANASGGQLIDVSFTVTNQGAFATAGSWTDAIYLSTDQTFGDDTILGTKATSSLGPGGSRLIEMRVQLPECVTTGNYYLLARTDTGNAVAEFDPGYDAEANNNSPAKALAITTLPADLTATNVQFSPITMPGQAVTVSWTGSNLGTGPGPYQWVDRIVLKSLAGLGSAEVGRVTQQGALASGQSVARSTNVNLPTFMQGQYVITVQTDYSRNVTECGTGEDNNSADSASFSVSNNLPDLVVDSVSVPGGPVAVGTNFSIQYTGRNAGGQLTSAGGWRDGIYLSSNPTLSNSDRRIGYVNKQGNLMPGEAYTETVNVNTGNVPAGQYYILVLADNESDIYEGPGNSIYETNNRLASIPITVTSPNVDLQAVVNSVSSPTYSGMSASVTFTVTNTGATPTLTNHWTDYIILSRDSVIDSTDRRIGYEQHNEVLAGGASYQFTKSVGIPSGLTGLYRIFVVTDYHNNVSESSDLNNLSPGFDVDLQLPPPADLNVTNIAVPAGGTPGGSAVFNWTVQNSGQFPAIGPWRDSVYLSRDQFWDASDYLLGQKERVGPPLNVSQTEEITWGVSIPMIEEGNYYVIVRLDSQNRVRETNEANNVSVSVSQMPITVQTLTMNTPFMTQLFNGGTKSFKFDPPANETVLVSLTGEEGNSNELFTNFYSAASRADFDFQGSGERTDDQENFIPNTDTGRYYTMVSHDYIQPQDVLFDKQPEKIVNGQIGTVPVPPQNITISANVLPFSIHSVSPARAGNKGVATLVIKGAKFQSGLTLALEKTGQAPLVPIHLKSSSTVAVGVFELSGVAPGQYDVVITNPGGLVTRVMNRFEIVNGGGYTLTQSILAPGGIRPGQSRIRATFSVKNTGLNDALFVPVIISFRSSINYQIDPEDMIELPDEMLPSNINRNDVATHFDLDGVRYVMLMVPLLRSNTSANFGIDLTGLPSGSFDLAMAALPSLSDLRKSGGQLSPETLAAVRTAAPSLTAGECTIEFFRQLAFLLFDLVPGVGCADEAISAHAAIISYVSGLVMTDVTGGDINDAAVGDPSLNSSSILQRT